One Ictalurus punctatus breed USDA103 chromosome 21, Coco_2.0, whole genome shotgun sequence genomic window carries:
- the mdm4 gene encoding protein Mdm4 isoform X1, with amino-acid sequence MNSMSSALHSASSPSCRALPGEGSQVQPKAPLLQILRVAGAQEEIFTLKEVMHYLGQYIIVKELYDKQRQHIVHCQDDPLGELLEVESFSVKSPSPVYEMLKRNLLILNGSDAAKNVSVGKDSNQSPCEDPGQVSSKMCSSGTSFSDASACSMQNSSQRRPRDEDDDSLDGMPRSACKRPKLDVSLDEWDLSGLPWWFLGNLRSNYTRRSNGSTDIHTNQLFCGQEEDTAVVSDTTDDLWFLNEAESEQVSVEMKEAALEQGSDSESPQEEEEQGRDSKEDKEMQEELDDDSQCLSDDTDTEISSQDAWQCSECRKFNSATQRYCMRCWALRKDWYKDCTRLAHSVSVPNLPDPKDEDEDDGIDVPDCPRTVSDPVILPSHWASRDLPALPASAKGKAPRRVLQSSQESQEGREVMLEPCRLCRVRPRDGNIIHGRTAHMLTCFPCARKLHRCHAPCPGCGQIIQKVIKMFVA; translated from the exons ATGAACTCCATGTCATCAGCCCTGCACTCGGCTTCAAGCCCATCATGCAGAGCTCTGCCCGGGGAGGGAAGTCAG GTCCAGCCCAAGGCTCCCCTCCTGCAGATTCTTCGGGTAGCTGGAGCTCAGGAGGAGATTTTCACTCTGAAGGAG GTAATGCATTACCTTGGCCAGTACATCATTGTGAAGGAATTGTATGACAAACAGAGGCAGCACATAGTCCATTGTCAAGATGATCCACTTGGGGAGTTGCTGGAAGTGGAAAGCTTTTCTGTCAAAAGCCCCAG CCCTGTGTATGAGATGCTGAAGAGGAACTTGCTCATTTTGAATGGCTCGG ACGCGGCAAAGAATGTTTCAGTCGGCAAGGATTCTAATCAGTCTCCATGTGAAGATCCCGGGCAG GTGTCCAGCAAGATGTGCAGTTCTGGAACCTCGTTCAGCGATGCCAGTGCCTGTTCTATGCAGAATTCCTCTCAGCGAAGACCAcgagatgaagatgatg ACTCATTAGATGGGATGCCCAGATCAGCCTGTAAGCGGCCAAAGCTGGATGTGAGTCTTGACGAATGGGACCTGTCTGGCTTGCCTTGGTGGTTTCTGGGTAACCTGCGCAGTAATTACACACGCAGGAGCAATGGCTCCACAGACATCCACACAAATCAA CTCTTTTGTGGACAGGAGGAGGACACTGCTGTTGTGTCAGACACCACGGATGACCTGTGGTTTCTGAATGAGGCAGAGAGTGAGCAGGTTAGTGTGGAGATGAAGGAGGCAGCACTTGAACAGGGCAGTGACTCCGAGTCTCctcaggaggaagaggagcaaGGGAGGGACAGCAAAGAGGACAAGGAG ATGCAGGAGGAGCTGGATGATGACTCTCAGTGTCTCAGTGATGATACAGACACCGAGATTTCGTCGCAG GATGCCTGGCAGTGCTCAGAGTGCCGCAAGTTTAACTCGGCCACACAACGCTACTGCATGCGTTGCTGGGCACTGCGCAAGGATTGGTACAAGGACTGTACACGCCTAGCACACTCTGTCTCAGTCCCCAACCTCCCAGATCCcaaagatgaagatgaggatgatGGTATTGATGTGCCTGACTGCCCAAGAACTGTTTCAGACCCTGTCATCCTGCCCTCACATTGGGCATCTCGTGATTTACCTGCCTTGCCTGCATCTGCCAAGGGCAAAGCCCCACGCCGGGTGCTTCAGAGTTCCCAGGAGAGCCAAGAAGGGCGTGAAGTCATGCTGGAACCCTGCAGGCTGTGCCGTGTGCGTCCACGCGACGGCAACATCATTCATGGACGCACAGCGCACATGCTCACCTGCTTTCCCTGTGCACGTAAGCTACACAGGTGCCATGCTCCATGCCCTGGCTGTGGCCAGATCATCCAGAAAGTCATCAAGATGTTTGTAGCCTGA
- the mdm4 gene encoding protein Mdm4 isoform X2, which yields MNSMSSALHSASSPSCRALPGEGSQVQPKAPLLQILRVAGAQEEIFTLKEVMHYLGQYIIVKELYDKQRQHIVHCQDDPLGELLEVESFSVKSPSPVYEMLKRNLLILNGSDAAKNVSVGKDSNQSPCEDPGQVSSKMCSSGTSFSDASACSMQNSSQRRPRDEDDDSLDGMPRSACKRPKLDVSLDEWDLSGLPWWFLGNLRSNYTRRSNGSTDIHTNQEEDTAVVSDTTDDLWFLNEAESEQVSVEMKEAALEQGSDSESPQEEEEQGRDSKEDKEMQEELDDDSQCLSDDTDTEISSQDAWQCSECRKFNSATQRYCMRCWALRKDWYKDCTRLAHSVSVPNLPDPKDEDEDDGIDVPDCPRTVSDPVILPSHWASRDLPALPASAKGKAPRRVLQSSQESQEGREVMLEPCRLCRVRPRDGNIIHGRTAHMLTCFPCARKLHRCHAPCPGCGQIIQKVIKMFVA from the exons ATGAACTCCATGTCATCAGCCCTGCACTCGGCTTCAAGCCCATCATGCAGAGCTCTGCCCGGGGAGGGAAGTCAG GTCCAGCCCAAGGCTCCCCTCCTGCAGATTCTTCGGGTAGCTGGAGCTCAGGAGGAGATTTTCACTCTGAAGGAG GTAATGCATTACCTTGGCCAGTACATCATTGTGAAGGAATTGTATGACAAACAGAGGCAGCACATAGTCCATTGTCAAGATGATCCACTTGGGGAGTTGCTGGAAGTGGAAAGCTTTTCTGTCAAAAGCCCCAG CCCTGTGTATGAGATGCTGAAGAGGAACTTGCTCATTTTGAATGGCTCGG ACGCGGCAAAGAATGTTTCAGTCGGCAAGGATTCTAATCAGTCTCCATGTGAAGATCCCGGGCAG GTGTCCAGCAAGATGTGCAGTTCTGGAACCTCGTTCAGCGATGCCAGTGCCTGTTCTATGCAGAATTCCTCTCAGCGAAGACCAcgagatgaagatgatg ACTCATTAGATGGGATGCCCAGATCAGCCTGTAAGCGGCCAAAGCTGGATGTGAGTCTTGACGAATGGGACCTGTCTGGCTTGCCTTGGTGGTTTCTGGGTAACCTGCGCAGTAATTACACACGCAGGAGCAATGGCTCCACAGACATCCACACAAATCAA GAGGAGGACACTGCTGTTGTGTCAGACACCACGGATGACCTGTGGTTTCTGAATGAGGCAGAGAGTGAGCAGGTTAGTGTGGAGATGAAGGAGGCAGCACTTGAACAGGGCAGTGACTCCGAGTCTCctcaggaggaagaggagcaaGGGAGGGACAGCAAAGAGGACAAGGAG ATGCAGGAGGAGCTGGATGATGACTCTCAGTGTCTCAGTGATGATACAGACACCGAGATTTCGTCGCAG GATGCCTGGCAGTGCTCAGAGTGCCGCAAGTTTAACTCGGCCACACAACGCTACTGCATGCGTTGCTGGGCACTGCGCAAGGATTGGTACAAGGACTGTACACGCCTAGCACACTCTGTCTCAGTCCCCAACCTCCCAGATCCcaaagatgaagatgaggatgatGGTATTGATGTGCCTGACTGCCCAAGAACTGTTTCAGACCCTGTCATCCTGCCCTCACATTGGGCATCTCGTGATTTACCTGCCTTGCCTGCATCTGCCAAGGGCAAAGCCCCACGCCGGGTGCTTCAGAGTTCCCAGGAGAGCCAAGAAGGGCGTGAAGTCATGCTGGAACCCTGCAGGCTGTGCCGTGTGCGTCCACGCGACGGCAACATCATTCATGGACGCACAGCGCACATGCTCACCTGCTTTCCCTGTGCACGTAAGCTACACAGGTGCCATGCTCCATGCCCTGGCTGTGGCCAGATCATCCAGAAAGTCATCAAGATGTTTGTAGCCTGA